One genomic window of Streptomonospora nanhaiensis includes the following:
- a CDS encoding YciE/YciF ferroxidase family protein, which yields MRLKEPKDLFLFELSAIYTGEKAIAEMLKDVAGDVDNDNLAKMLKAHQRETKDQAKMLESCFQHLGESPMDVPCGVIDALRAEYREFVSQKPSPQVLTMFALGGALKVEHFEIATYRGLVDKAMMMGDTELAQNLKTILNQEEETAGKLERFANELDHKVLVPA from the coding sequence ATGCGTTTGAAGGAGCCCAAGGACCTGTTCCTTTTCGAGCTGTCGGCCATCTACACCGGCGAGAAGGCCATCGCCGAGATGCTCAAGGACGTGGCCGGCGACGTCGACAACGACAACCTCGCCAAGATGCTGAAGGCCCACCAGCGCGAGACCAAGGACCAGGCCAAGATGCTGGAGTCCTGTTTCCAGCACCTCGGGGAGTCGCCGATGGACGTCCCGTGCGGCGTGATCGACGCCCTGCGCGCGGAGTACCGGGAGTTCGTGTCGCAGAAGCCGTCGCCGCAGGTGCTGACCATGTTCGCGCTGGGAGGGGCGCTCAAGGTCGAGCACTTCGAGATCGCCACCTACCGGGGCCTGGTCGACAAGGCGATGATGATGGGCGACACCGAGCTGGCGCAGAACCTCAAGACGATCCTGAACCAGGAGGAGGAGACCGCCGGCAAGCTGGAGCGCTTCGCCAACGAACTGGACCACAAGGTCCTCGTCCCGGCCTGA